A genomic region of Antennarius striatus isolate MH-2024 chromosome 2, ASM4005453v1, whole genome shotgun sequence contains the following coding sequences:
- the birc7 gene encoding baculoviral IAP repeat-containing protein 7 isoform X2, protein MSGTGQEKGKATCHSTMDDGRTTLHILEEPQMRGEGERIQTFQNWPADAPVTSGELAKAGFFFLGPGDKVQCFCCGGILRCWVHGDNPAAEHKRHFPTCGFILGQAVGNIPFQNGSSDSVDGQLLSQLQRMTMDDPGTAGQAVYPEMEAEDSRLTTFHNWPSEASVQPDVLARAGFFYTGHADNVKCFFCDGGLRNWELGDDPWQEHAKWFPRCEFLIQSRGQEYISNIQDAHFHLGETVGGSPSSSSSDIGSRNGKSDPSPEELLRQLQEERTCKVCMDKLVSIVFIPCGHLVVCGDCAASLRHCPICRAVIRGSVRAFMS, encoded by the exons ATGAGTGGCACAGGACAAGAGAAAGGGAAAGCTACGTGTCACAGCACGATGGATGACGGTAGAACCACGCTACACATCCTGGAGGAGCCTCAGATGCGAGGAGAAGGGGAACGGATTCAAACTTTTCAGAACTGGCCAGCCGATGCACCCGTCACATCCGGAGAGCTGGCCAAGGCGGGTTTCTTCTTTCTAGGTCCCGGGGATAAGGTCCAATGTTTCTGCTGCGGAGGAATTTTAAGATGCTGGGTGCACGGCGACAATCCGGCTGCAGAGCACAAGAGGCATTTTCCCACTTGCGGTTTCATCCTGGGTCAAGCTGTGGGAAATATCCCCTTCCAAAATGGATCCTCCGACTCCGTGGACGGCCAGCTGCTGAGTCAGCTCCAGAGGATGACTATGGATGACCCGGGCACAGCTGGACAAGCTGTCTACCCGGAGATGGAGGCGGAGGATTCCCGGCTCACCACTTTCCACAACTGGCCCAGCGAGGCCTCAGTCCAGCCGGATGTTCTGGCCAGAGCCGGATTTTTCTACACAG GTCACGCTGATAATGTCAAATGCTTCTTCTGTGATGGAGGGTTGAGGAACTGGGAGCTGGGAGACGACCCCTGGCAGGAACACGCCAAATGGTTTCCGAG ATGTGAATTTTTAATCCAGTCCAGAGGGCAGGAGTATATTAGCAACATCCAGGATGCTCATTTCCATCTGGGTGAGACTGTG GGAGGATCACCgagctccagcagcagcgaTATTGGATCCAGAAACGGTAAGTC GGACCCCAGCCCAGAGGAGCTGCTGaggcagctgcaggaggagaggaccTGTAAGGTGTGTATGGACAAGCTGGTGTCCATCGTCTTCATCCCCTGTGGGcacctggtggtgtgtggtGATTGTGCTGCCAGCCTGCGCCACTGCCCCATCTGCAGAGCCGTTATTAGAGGGAGCGTTCGTGCTTTCATGTCCTGA
- the birc7 gene encoding baculoviral IAP repeat-containing protein 7 isoform X1, translating to MSGTGQEKGKATCHSTMDDGRTTLHILEEPQMRGEGERIQTFQNWPADAPVTSGELAKAGFFFLGPGDKVQCFCCGGILRCWVHGDNPAAEHKRHFPTCGFILGQAVGNIPFQNGSSDSVDGQLLSQLQRMTMDDPGTAGQAVYPEMEAEDSRLTTFHNWPSEASVQPDVLARAGFFYTGHADNVKCFFCDGGLRNWELGDDPWQEHAKWFPRCEFLIQSRGQEYISNIQDAHFHLGETVGGSPSSSSSDIGSRNASSAMLSPVVQTVLQMGFEASLVESLVQTKYLLMGQHYTSVSDLVSDVLQAEQEDRRGPQSREPETRQSSSAGNVRTQPPIREKVRDPSPEELLRQLQEERTCKVCMDKLVSIVFIPCGHLVVCGDCAASLRHCPICRAVIRGSVRAFMS from the exons ATGAGTGGCACAGGACAAGAGAAAGGGAAAGCTACGTGTCACAGCACGATGGATGACGGTAGAACCACGCTACACATCCTGGAGGAGCCTCAGATGCGAGGAGAAGGGGAACGGATTCAAACTTTTCAGAACTGGCCAGCCGATGCACCCGTCACATCCGGAGAGCTGGCCAAGGCGGGTTTCTTCTTTCTAGGTCCCGGGGATAAGGTCCAATGTTTCTGCTGCGGAGGAATTTTAAGATGCTGGGTGCACGGCGACAATCCGGCTGCAGAGCACAAGAGGCATTTTCCCACTTGCGGTTTCATCCTGGGTCAAGCTGTGGGAAATATCCCCTTCCAAAATGGATCCTCCGACTCCGTGGACGGCCAGCTGCTGAGTCAGCTCCAGAGGATGACTATGGATGACCCGGGCACAGCTGGACAAGCTGTCTACCCGGAGATGGAGGCGGAGGATTCCCGGCTCACCACTTTCCACAACTGGCCCAGCGAGGCCTCAGTCCAGCCGGATGTTCTGGCCAGAGCCGGATTTTTCTACACAG GTCACGCTGATAATGTCAAATGCTTCTTCTGTGATGGAGGGTTGAGGAACTGGGAGCTGGGAGACGACCCCTGGCAGGAACACGCCAAATGGTTTCCGAG ATGTGAATTTTTAATCCAGTCCAGAGGGCAGGAGTATATTAGCAACATCCAGGATGCTCATTTCCATCTGGGTGAGACTGTG GGAGGATCACCgagctccagcagcagcgaTATTGGATCCAGAAACG CTTCCTCAGCCATGCTTTCTCCTGTTGTGCAGACTGTGCTGCAGATGGGCTTTGAGGCCAGCCTGGTGGAGAGTCTGGTCCAGACCAAGTACCTCCTAATGGggcagcactacacctctgtgTCCGACCTGGTCAGTGACGTACTTCAGGCAGAGCAGGAGGACAGACGGGGGCCACAGAGCAGAG AGCCAGAAACGAGGCAGAGCTCCAGCGCTGGAAATGTGAGGACACAGCCTCCCATCAGAGAGAAAG TGAGGGACCCCAGCCCAGAGGAGCTGCTGaggcagctgcaggaggagaggaccTGTAAGGTGTGTATGGACAAGCTGGTGTCCATCGTCTTCATCCCCTGTGGGcacctggtggtgtgtggtGATTGTGCTGCCAGCCTGCGCCACTGCCCCATCTGCAGAGCCGTTATTAGAGGGAGCGTTCGTGCTTTCATGTCCTGA